The following proteins come from a genomic window of Pichia kudriavzevii chromosome 1, complete sequence:
- a CDS encoding uncharacterized protein (PKUD0A05150; similar to Saccharomyces cerevisiae YML079W; ancestral locus Anc_4.349): protein MAVKIRKPQYKERGITWEDQSVVQLASELDLEKHSFGGYFRETDRSKDKVVKKQLQIESGDYKDVERSESSVIHFLMTCDSPVNRFHVNVTSKCIYVLQRGSGVYVCIHPDGRLETFRVGFDVANGERTQWVVEPGVYKAGYLVNSADAANETATDLLWITEIVVPGFDLDDMKFLDKKLLVEKVGSEQAAKLEFLL, encoded by the coding sequence ATGGCTGTCAAGATTAGGAAACCACAGTACAAAGAAAGAGGCATTACTTGGGAAGATCAATCAGTTGTCCAACTTGCCAGCGAGTTGGATTTGGAGAAGCATTCCTTTGGTGGGTACTTCAGAGAAACCGACAGATCCAAAGACAAGGTGGTCAAGAAGCAACTGCAAATAGAGAGTGGTGACTACAAAGATGTAGAGCGTTCTGAATCATCAGTCATCCATTTCTTGATGACATGTGATTCCCCAGTGAACAGGTTCCATGTTAATGTTACAAGTAAATGTATCTACGTATTACAGCGTGGATCGGGGGTATATGTGTGTATCCATCCCGACGGGAGGCTCGAGACATTCAGGGTTGGGTTCGATGTGGCAAATGGGGAGAGAACACAGTGGGTTGTTGAACCTGGGGTTTATAAGGCAGGTTATCTCGTCAATAGTGCGGATGCTGCAAATGAAACCGCCACAGACCTACTATGGATTACAGAAATAGTTGTTCCAGGTTTCGATTTGGATGACATGAAATTCCTAGACAAGAAACTCCTTGTGGAGAAGGTCGGGAGTGAACAAGCTGCAAAGCTGGAGTTCCTTTTGTAG
- a CDS encoding uncharacterized protein (PKUD0A05160; similar to Saccharomyces cerevisiae YBR048W (RPS11B) and YDR025W (RPS11A); ancestral locus Anc_3.255), with protein MTTELTVQSEKAFQKQPHIFTNPKAKATRRTKRWYKDVGLGFKTPKSAIEGTYIDKKCPFVGTVSIRGKILSGTVVSTKMHRTIIIRREYLHYIPKYNRYEKRHKNLAAHVSPAFRVQEGDVVTVGQCRPLSKTVRFNVLKVVTSASGSKGFEKF; from the exons ATGACCACTGAATTAACCGTCCAATCTGAAAAGGCTTTCCAAAAG CAACCACACATCTTCACCAACCCAAAGGCTAAGGCTACCAGAAGAACCAAGAGATGGTACAAGGATGTTGGTTTAGGTTTCAAGACCCCAAAGTCTGCTATTGAAGGTACCTACATTGACAAGAAGTGTCCATTTGTCGGTACTGTCTCTATCAGAGGTAAGATTTTGTCTGGTACTGTTGTTTCTACCAAGATGCACAGAACCATCATTATCAGAAGAGAATACTTGCACTACATTCCAAAGTACAACAGATACGAAAAGAGACACAAGAACTTAGCTGCTCACGTTTCTCCAGCTTTCAGAGTCCAAGAAGGTGATGTTGTCACTGTCGGTCAATGTAGACCACTTTCTAAGACTGTTAGATTCAACGTCTTAAAGGTTGTCACTTCTGCTTCCGGTTCCAAGGGTTTCGAAAAATTCTAA